The Streptomyces kanamyceticus genome window below encodes:
- a CDS encoding copper resistance CopC/CopD family protein: MQTIAPRSGNAPGSRTAPGSRTAGHAWTGVPRLLRLLLVIVAATGAFLAGAAPASAHAALTGSDPKQGAVVPKAPDQVKLTFSEKVAMSDGSVRVLDPSGKRADTKKTTDLGSNTYGVKLRPGLPDGTFTVAYQVVSADSHPVAGAFTFSIGAPSDTKVALPDQEAGGGLVGVLYDIARYFSYAGFILVVGGAAFVLGCWPRGAGVRPVQRLVTYGWVTLTGATLALLLLRAPYTSSGKLADAFDMGKLGDVLNTKTGAALVSRLLLLAAAALFIAVLFGAYEKRTDPKEKKDLTFGLAIGGTVVAIGIAATWAMAEHASTGIQAGLAMPVDVLHLLAVAAWLGGLAALVVALYRTPSVEEAAVRRFSRVAFTSVVVLAATGLYQSWRQVGSWSALTGTSYGQLLLVKVGLVVVLVGVAYISRRWTGRIAAEAGGLAPEAAAAVVVEQRTEKPVTVPSGGADAQRSAQLARQQAAMASAREKRIRDADPHRSGLRRSVLTEAGIAVVLLAVTTILTTTEPGRTEEEAAKATSAAAAQRSGPLTLKVPFDTGGQDGKGTVQLDLDPGRTGSNALHIYVKRPNGSAFDIPEVKVSFTLESKDVGPLPVAPDHIATGHWSASGVQIPMAGDWKIAVTVRTSDIDQVTVKKNAQIG, translated from the coding sequence ATGCAGACCATCGCTCCCCGCTCCGGGAACGCTCCCGGTTCCAGGACCGCTCCCGGTTCCAGGACCGCTGGCCACGCCTGGACCGGCGTGCCACGCCTCCTGCGGCTCCTCCTGGTGATCGTCGCCGCGACCGGCGCGTTCCTCGCCGGTGCCGCGCCCGCCTCCGCGCACGCCGCGCTGACCGGCAGCGACCCGAAGCAGGGAGCGGTGGTCCCCAAGGCTCCCGACCAGGTGAAGCTCACCTTCTCCGAGAAGGTCGCCATGTCGGACGGCTCGGTGCGGGTGCTCGACCCCTCGGGCAAGCGCGCCGACACCAAGAAGACCACCGACCTCGGCTCCAACACCTACGGCGTGAAGCTCCGTCCCGGCCTGCCCGACGGCACCTTCACCGTCGCCTACCAGGTGGTCTCCGCCGACAGCCACCCCGTCGCCGGCGCCTTCACCTTCTCCATCGGCGCGCCCTCCGACACCAAGGTCGCGCTGCCCGACCAGGAGGCGGGCGGCGGCCTGGTCGGCGTGCTCTACGACATCGCGCGCTACTTCTCGTACGCCGGGTTCATCCTGGTCGTCGGCGGCGCCGCCTTCGTGCTCGGCTGCTGGCCGCGCGGCGCGGGCGTACGGCCCGTCCAGCGCCTGGTGACGTACGGCTGGGTCACGCTGACCGGCGCCACCCTCGCCCTCCTCCTGCTGCGCGCCCCCTACACCAGCTCCGGCAAGCTCGCCGACGCCTTCGACATGGGCAAGCTCGGCGACGTCCTCAACACCAAGACCGGCGCGGCCCTGGTCTCCCGGCTGCTGCTGCTCGCCGCCGCCGCGCTGTTCATCGCGGTGCTCTTCGGGGCGTACGAGAAGCGGACCGACCCCAAGGAGAAGAAGGACCTCACCTTCGGGCTCGCCATCGGCGGCACCGTCGTCGCCATCGGGATCGCGGCGACCTGGGCGATGGCCGAACACGCGTCGACCGGCATCCAGGCGGGGCTCGCGATGCCCGTCGACGTGCTGCACCTGCTGGCCGTCGCCGCCTGGCTCGGCGGGCTCGCCGCGCTCGTCGTCGCGCTCTACCGCACGCCGTCGGTGGAGGAGGCGGCCGTACGGCGGTTCTCACGGGTCGCCTTCACCAGCGTCGTCGTCCTCGCCGCGACCGGCCTCTACCAGTCGTGGCGGCAGGTCGGCTCGTGGTCGGCGCTGACCGGTACGTCGTACGGGCAGCTGCTCCTCGTCAAGGTCGGCCTGGTCGTCGTCCTGGTGGGCGTCGCCTACATCTCGCGGCGCTGGACCGGCCGCATCGCCGCGGAGGCGGGCGGACTCGCCCCGGAGGCCGCGGCCGCCGTGGTCGTCGAGCAGCGCACGGAGAAGCCCGTCACGGTGCCCTCCGGCGGCGCCGACGCCCAGCGCTCCGCCCAGCTCGCCCGCCAGCAGGCGGCCATGGCGAGCGCCCGCGAGAAGCGCATCCGCGACGCCGACCCGCACCGCTCGGGGCTGCGCCGCTCGGTGCTCACCGAGGCGGGCATCGCCGTCGTCCTGCTGGCCGTCACCACGATCCTGACGACCACCGAGCCGGGCCGTACGGAGGAGGAGGCCGCCAAGGCCACCTCGGCCGCGGCGGCGCAGCGCTCGGGCCCGCTCACGCTCAAGGTGCCCTTCGACACAGGTGGCCAGGACGGCAAGGGCACGGTGCAGCTCGACCTCGACCCGGGCCGCACCGGCAGCAACGCCCTGCACATCTACGTGAAGCGGCCCAACGGCAGCGCCTTCGACATCCCCGAGGTGAAGGTCTCCTTCACTCTGGAGTCGAAGGACGTCGGACCGCTGCCCGTCGCTCCCGACCACATCGCCACCGGACACTGGAGTGCGAGCGGGGTGCAGATCCCGATGGCGGGCGACTGGAAGATCGCGGTGACCGTGCGGACCTCGGACATCGACCAGGTCACCGTGAAAAAGAACGCGCAGATCGGCTGA
- a CDS encoding copper chaperone PCu(A)C, with the protein MNHRTTTHRRALAGGAIALAAALTLAGCGGDSDAKESADKPELKVSGAFIPEPTMDDMAAGFLKIDNAGGADKLTSATSDIAGDVTLHSSKDGAMKEQESFTVPAEGQLDFTRGGNHLMFEKLKRKPKQGDKVAVTLHFQKSDPIKVEVPVKEATHNPEQQGESAHGSHKSH; encoded by the coding sequence GTGAACCACCGCACCACCACCCACCGCCGCGCCCTCGCGGGCGGCGCCATAGCGCTGGCCGCGGCGCTGACCCTGGCGGGCTGCGGCGGCGACTCCGACGCCAAGGAGTCCGCCGACAAGCCCGAACTGAAGGTCAGCGGGGCCTTCATCCCCGAGCCCACCATGGACGACATGGCCGCGGGCTTCCTGAAGATCGACAACGCGGGCGGCGCCGACAAGCTGACCTCCGCCACCAGCGACATCGCGGGCGACGTCACGCTGCACAGCTCCAAGGACGGCGCGATGAAGGAGCAGGAATCCTTCACCGTGCCCGCCGAAGGACAGCTCGACTTCACCCGCGGCGGCAACCACCTGATGTTCGAAAAGCTGAAGCGCAAGCCGAAGCAGGGCGACAAGGTGGCCGTGACACTGCACTTCCAGAAGTCGGACCCGATCAAGGTCGAGGTGCCGGTCAAGGAAGCGACGCACAACCCCGAGCAGCAGGGCGAGTCGGCACACGGCTCGCACAAGTCGCACTGA
- a CDS encoding SCO family protein produces MRTKSSKSTDSSTDSSTEAGIEAGTAVSTDHGTVRTVRTGRRRALAAAALLSAAALTLTACGSGGDDKPVADVSVEKDSGKAATVLDNPYKKPNLVLKDVNGKKYDLREQTKGKATLLYFGYTHCPDACPLTMGNIAVAKKELEKSGLSKAERDKLRVVFVTTDPDRDTSAHLKEWLDGVDSDFVGLTGDFATIQAGASQVAISVEPTKKDKKGKLVSMHGTSVIAYSPKTDKGYVLYGEKATSADYTRDLPKLIKGETP; encoded by the coding sequence ATGCGCACGAAGAGCTCGAAGAGCACTGACAGCAGCACTGACAGCAGCACTGAAGCGGGTATCGAAGCAGGTACCGCAGTAAGCACCGACCACGGCACCGTCCGCACCGTCCGTACGGGCCGCCGCAGGGCACTCGCCGCGGCCGCCCTGCTGAGCGCGGCCGCTCTCACGCTGACCGCCTGCGGCAGCGGCGGGGACGACAAGCCCGTCGCCGACGTCTCCGTAGAGAAGGACTCCGGCAAGGCCGCCACGGTCCTGGACAACCCGTACAAGAAGCCGAACCTCGTCCTCAAGGACGTGAACGGCAAGAAGTACGACCTGCGCGAGCAGACCAAGGGCAAGGCGACCCTGCTCTACTTCGGCTACACGCACTGCCCCGACGCCTGTCCCCTGACGATGGGCAACATCGCGGTCGCCAAGAAGGAACTGGAGAAGTCCGGCCTCTCCAAGGCCGAACGGGACAAGCTCCGGGTCGTCTTCGTCACCACCGACCCCGACCGCGACACGTCCGCCCACCTCAAGGAGTGGCTGGACGGCGTGGACTCCGACTTCGTCGGCCTGACCGGCGACTTCGCGACCATCCAGGCCGGGGCCAGCCAGGTCGCGATCAGCGTCGAGCCGACCAAGAAGGACAAGAAGGGCAAGCTCGTCTCGATGCACGGCACATCGGTCATCGCCTACTCGCCGAAGACCGACAAGGGATACGTCCTCTACGGAGAGAAGGCCACCTCGGCCGACTACACCAGGGATCTCCCCAAGCTCATCAAGGGAGAGACCCCGTGA
- a CDS encoding YcnI family copper-binding membrane protein — MNAKSRLAAAATVAASAVLVLSAPAFAHVSVSPEGEAAKGGYATVNFKVPNEQDDASTVKVEVAFPGDHPLASVMTEPVPGWNVKVTKAKLDKPLEIHGEKIDEAVSKVTWTADGKGIQPGTFQKFPVSMGQLPENADSLVFKAIQTYDNKDVVRWIEPQQKGQEEPEHPAPTLELTAASDDHHGGAGAKDDAKAGTEKAAASEDSDSSDTTARVLGIVGIVVGAAGVAFGVLAGRRRTAA, encoded by the coding sequence ATGAACGCCAAGTCACGCCTCGCCGCCGCGGCCACCGTCGCCGCCTCCGCCGTGCTCGTCCTCTCCGCGCCCGCCTTCGCGCACGTCAGCGTCTCGCCGGAGGGCGAGGCCGCCAAGGGCGGGTACGCGACGGTCAACTTCAAGGTGCCGAACGAGCAGGACGACGCCTCGACCGTCAAGGTCGAGGTCGCCTTCCCGGGCGACCACCCGCTCGCCTCGGTGATGACGGAGCCCGTGCCCGGCTGGAACGTGAAGGTCACCAAGGCCAAGCTCGACAAGCCGCTCGAGATCCACGGCGAGAAGATCGACGAGGCCGTCTCCAAGGTCACCTGGACCGCCGACGGCAAGGGCATCCAGCCCGGCACCTTCCAGAAGTTCCCCGTCTCCATGGGCCAGCTGCCCGAGAACGCGGACTCGTTGGTCTTCAAGGCCATCCAGACGTACGACAACAAGGACGTCGTCCGCTGGATCGAGCCGCAGCAGAAGGGCCAGGAGGAGCCGGAGCACCCCGCGCCCACCCTTGAGCTGACCGCCGCCTCCGACGACCACCACGGTGGCGCGGGAGCGAAGGACGACGCCAAGGCCGGTACCGAGAAGGCCGCCGCCTCCGAGGACTCCGACAGCAGCGACACCACGGCCCGGGTGCTCGGCATCGTGGGCATCGTCGTGGGCGCCGCGGGTGTCGCCTTCGGCGTGCTGGCCGGCCGTCGCCGTACCGCCGCCTGA
- a CDS encoding ATP-binding protein → MSIWWSLHLRREAASVPLARRLLIGAMDTAGVDPDVSYDLSVALSEACANAVEHGGATAHGGTSGAYRVTAYLDGEKCRIVVADSGPGFPGVQGPAAAAPAAVPAVASATRGRPLPRPPASETDEHGRGLWLISELADHVQLGNRPGRGGAVISFDKILKWREDAPLLTA, encoded by the coding sequence ATGAGCATCTGGTGGTCTCTCCATTTGCGGCGCGAAGCCGCGAGCGTTCCGCTCGCCCGTCGTCTGCTCATCGGTGCGATGGACACGGCGGGTGTGGATCCGGACGTTTCCTACGATTTGTCGGTAGCCCTCAGCGAGGCGTGTGCCAATGCCGTGGAGCACGGCGGCGCCACCGCGCACGGGGGCACGAGCGGGGCGTACCGCGTCACCGCGTATCTGGACGGCGAGAAGTGCCGCATCGTGGTGGCCGACTCGGGCCCCGGTTTCCCGGGCGTCCAGGGCCCCGCGGCGGCCGCTCCCGCAGCCGTTCCCGCCGTCGCGTCCGCGACGCGCGGCCGTCCCCTGCCCAGGCCGCCCGCGTCCGAGACGGACGAGCACGGCCGGGGCCTGTGGCTGATCAGTGAACTCGCCGACCACGTCCAGCTCGGCAACAGGCCGGGCAGGGGTGGTGCGGTGATCAGCTTCGACAAGATCCTCAAGTGGCGTGAGGACGCGCCGCTGCTGACGGCCTGA
- the pdxR gene encoding MocR-like pyridoxine biosynthesis transcription factor PdxR, protein MPESWVNLAERIGTDLHVDLSGPGSRRAVLIRALRDAVREGRLPPGTRLPPYRSLAADLGLARNTVADAYAELVAEGWLTARQGSGTRVAERAAPPKRPRLPKPAPAKPAAPAYNLLQGTPDASSFPRTAWLSAARRALGAAPNEAFGPGDPRGRIELRRALADYLTRARGVRVDPERIVVCSGFAHALRLLFGGGVLRGPFAVESYGLGFHREILAGSGVRTVPLGLDEQGARVEELTEGSRGRETGPRVRGVLLTPAHQFPTGGPLHPSRRAAAVDWARSHGGLILEDDYDGEFRYDREPVGAVQGLDPERVVYLGSVSKSLSPAVRIGWMVLPEHLVPDVLAAKGEREAWASVLDQLTLADFIASGQYDRHIRRMRQRYRSRRDRLVTALAERAPHITATGIAAGLHAVLRLPPGTEASVVKAAAWQGIALEGLAQFRHPEATMAATDGLVVGYSTPSEHAYGAAVDALCRALPPDERGYPTDGRVRPSAAARPHAT, encoded by the coding sequence ATGCCGGAATCATGGGTCAATCTGGCGGAGCGCATCGGCACCGACCTGCATGTGGACCTGTCGGGTCCCGGCAGTCGCAGAGCCGTCCTCATCCGCGCGCTCCGGGACGCCGTACGCGAGGGACGCCTGCCACCCGGCACCCGTCTGCCGCCCTACCGCTCGCTCGCCGCGGACCTGGGCCTGGCCCGCAACACCGTCGCCGACGCCTACGCGGAACTGGTCGCCGAGGGGTGGCTGACCGCACGGCAGGGATCGGGCACCCGGGTCGCCGAGCGTGCCGCGCCGCCCAAGCGCCCGCGGCTGCCGAAGCCCGCCCCCGCCAAGCCCGCCGCCCCCGCGTACAACCTGCTCCAGGGCACCCCCGACGCCTCCTCCTTCCCCCGCACGGCCTGGCTCTCGGCCGCCCGGCGCGCGCTCGGCGCCGCGCCCAACGAGGCCTTCGGGCCCGGTGACCCGCGCGGCAGGATCGAGCTGCGCAGGGCGCTCGCCGACTATCTGACACGCGCGCGTGGAGTACGCGTCGACCCCGAACGGATCGTGGTGTGCTCCGGGTTCGCGCACGCGCTGCGGCTGCTGTTCGGCGGCGGCGTACTGCGCGGCCCGTTCGCCGTGGAGTCGTACGGCCTCGGCTTCCACCGCGAGATCCTGGCGGGCTCGGGCGTACGGACGGTGCCGCTGGGGCTCGACGAACAGGGCGCCCGGGTCGAGGAATTGACCGAGGGGTCGCGGGGGCGCGAGACCGGGCCACGGGTGCGCGGGGTGCTGCTCACGCCCGCACACCAGTTCCCGACCGGCGGCCCCCTGCACCCCTCGCGCCGCGCCGCCGCCGTCGACTGGGCCCGCTCGCACGGCGGCCTGATCCTGGAGGACGACTACGACGGGGAGTTCCGCTACGACCGCGAGCCCGTCGGCGCCGTGCAGGGCCTCGACCCCGAACGCGTCGTCTACCTGGGCTCGGTGAGCAAGAGCCTGTCCCCCGCCGTACGCATCGGCTGGATGGTGCTGCCCGAGCACCTCGTGCCCGACGTGCTCGCCGCCAAGGGGGAGCGCGAGGCGTGGGCGAGCGTCCTCGACCAGCTCACGCTCGCCGACTTCATCGCGTCCGGGCAGTACGACCGGCACATCCGCCGGATGCGACAGCGCTACCGGAGCCGCCGCGACCGGCTCGTCACCGCCCTCGCCGAGCGCGCCCCGCACATCACGGCCACCGGCATCGCGGCGGGCCTGCACGCGGTGCTCCGGCTGCCGCCCGGCACGGAGGCGTCCGTGGTCAAGGCGGCCGCCTGGCAGGGGATCGCGCTGGAGGGCCTCGCCCAGTTCCGGCATCCCGAGGCCACGATGGCGGCCACGGACGGTCTCGTCGTCGGCTACTCGACGCCCTCGGAGCATGCCTACGGAGCGGCGGTCGACGCGCTGTGCCGCGCGCTGCCGCCGGACGAGCGGGGGTACCCCACCGACGGCCGGGTCAGGCCGTCAGCAGCGGCGCGTCCTCACGCCACTTGA
- a CDS encoding carboxymuconolactone decarboxylase family protein, protein MVMTNDTNTTQTATATHAATHTTAQAPAPRVNFAQAAPKAFKALIGFDAAARDGLDPALVELIQIRASLLNGCAYCLHMHTSDARKAGEDEARLHMIGVWREARNFFTAKERAALALTESVTLVSQGGVPDDVYGEAAQHFDESELARVLALIFTINTWNRIALSTAKVAGEDERVAH, encoded by the coding sequence ATGGTCATGACGAACGACACGAACACCACGCAGACCGCCACCGCCACCCACGCCGCGACCCACACCACCGCCCAAGCCCCCGCCCCCCGCGTCAATTTCGCCCAGGCCGCCCCCAAGGCCTTCAAGGCCCTCATCGGCTTCGACGCCGCCGCCCGCGACGGCCTCGACCCGGCCCTCGTCGAGCTGATCCAGATCCGCGCCTCGCTCCTCAACGGCTGCGCGTACTGCCTCCACATGCACACCTCCGACGCCCGCAAGGCCGGCGAGGACGAGGCGCGGCTGCACATGATCGGCGTGTGGCGCGAGGCCCGTAACTTCTTCACGGCGAAGGAGCGGGCGGCGCTCGCCCTGACCGAGTCGGTCACCCTCGTCTCGCAGGGCGGCGTCCCGGACGACGTCTACGGAGAGGCGGCCCAGCACTTCGACGAGTCGGAGCTGGCCCGCGTCCTGGCCCTGATCTTCACCATCAACACCTGGAACCGCATCGCCCTGAGCACCGCCAAGGTCGCGGGCGAGGACGAGCGGGTGGCCCACTGA
- a CDS encoding MFS transporter, protein MTATLETAAGTTPAAVQDSARTPRSANAVTLALLAFAQLIISVDYNIVYVALPQIGSGLGFSAGHLQWVISAYAVAFGGFLLLGGRACDLFGPRRMFVLGLSLYGVSSLAGGLATGPGLLIAARAVQGVGGAFLFPATLTLVGTLFAEGRDRDRAYSVWGAAGGSGLIVGALLGGVLTQLLGWRSVLYVNVPLALIAVAAAFRLIAPDTVERAGRRIDLPGALTSTLGVTGLVFALVQGPESGWLSATVVLPAVIGAALLATFLLIEARTRDPLMPLRLLRGRGLRTGMAVTFLFMATIGSLAYFLTGYFQAVLGYDALRTGLAYLVPMLAITAGSLLAARITTRLGTRTAMTGSLALGAAGTALVALAMSADGGYAALVPGFLILGVGQGAGYTLMFGAASAGIAGHEQGIASGMASTAQQIGGAVGLAVLVGIAGLGEHASAAATADGARTALFVATAGIALTALVALGFPRQPKR, encoded by the coding sequence ATGACCGCCACCCTGGAGACGGCGGCCGGTACGACTCCGGCCGCCGTCCAGGACTCCGCCCGCACACCCCGCAGTGCGAACGCCGTCACCCTCGCCCTGCTCGCCTTCGCCCAACTGATCATTTCCGTCGACTACAACATCGTCTACGTAGCGCTCCCCCAGATCGGCAGCGGACTCGGCTTCTCCGCGGGCCACCTCCAGTGGGTGATCAGCGCCTACGCCGTCGCCTTCGGCGGCTTCCTGCTCCTGGGCGGCCGCGCCTGCGACCTCTTCGGACCGCGCCGGATGTTCGTCCTCGGTCTGAGCCTGTACGGCGTCTCCTCGCTGGCCGGCGGCCTCGCCACGGGCCCCGGGCTGCTGATCGCGGCCCGCGCGGTGCAGGGCGTCGGCGGTGCCTTCCTCTTCCCCGCCACGCTCACCCTCGTGGGCACGCTCTTCGCCGAGGGCCGCGACCGCGACCGGGCCTACTCGGTGTGGGGCGCCGCGGGCGGCAGCGGCCTCATCGTGGGCGCGCTGCTCGGCGGCGTACTGACCCAACTCCTCGGCTGGCGCTCGGTCCTGTACGTCAATGTGCCCCTCGCCCTGATCGCGGTGGCGGCCGCCTTCCGCCTCATCGCCCCGGACACCGTCGAACGCGCGGGCCGCAGGATCGACCTGCCCGGCGCGCTGACCTCGACGCTCGGCGTCACAGGTCTGGTCTTCGCCCTGGTCCAGGGCCCGGAGTCGGGCTGGCTCTCGGCGACCGTCGTGCTCCCCGCGGTGATCGGCGCGGCCCTGCTCGCCACCTTCCTGCTCATCGAGGCCCGCACCCGCGACCCCCTGATGCCTCTGCGGCTGCTGCGCGGCCGCGGTCTGCGCACCGGCATGGCCGTGACGTTCCTCTTCATGGCGACGATCGGCAGCCTCGCCTACTTCCTCACCGGCTACTTCCAGGCCGTACTCGGCTACGACGCCCTGCGCACCGGACTCGCCTACCTCGTCCCGATGCTGGCGATCACCGCGGGCTCGCTCCTCGCGGCCCGGATCACCACCCGGCTCGGCACCCGGACCGCGATGACAGGCAGCCTCGCGCTCGGCGCCGCGGGCACCGCACTGGTCGCCCTCGCCATGTCGGCGGACGGCGGATACGCCGCTCTCGTCCCCGGTTTCCTGATCCTCGGCGTCGGCCAGGGCGCGGGCTACACCCTGATGTTCGGCGCCGCGTCCGCGGGCATCGCGGGCCATGAGCAGGGCATCGCGTCCGGCATGGCGTCCACGGCCCAGCAGATCGGCGGCGCGGTGGGCCTCGCGGTCCTGGTCGGCATCGCGGGCCTCGGCGAGCACGCCTCTGCGGCGGCCACGGCGGACGGCGCCCGCACCGCGCTCTTCGTCGCGACGGCGGGCATCGCGCTGACCGCCCTGGTGGCGCTGGGCTTCCCCCGGCAGCCGAAGCGGTGA
- a CDS encoding aminopeptidase P family protein: protein MSDALNAEIPETPEETEEEPIKQRKNGLYPGVSDELAESMKSGWADTELHDLQPIAQAENTAARRAALSARFPGERLVIPAGNLKTRSNDTEYAFRASVEYAYLTGNQTEDGVLVMEPKDGGHEATIYLLPRSDRENGEFWLDGQGELWVGRRHSLTEAERLYGIPASDVRELADSLREATGSVRVVRGFDAGIEAALTDKVTAERDEELRVFLSEARLVKDEFEIGELQKACDSTARGFEDVVKILDKAEATSERYIEGTFFLRARVEGNDIGYGSICAAGPHATTLHWVRNDGAVRSGELLLLDAGVETHTYYTADVTRTLPINGRFDELQKKIYDAVYEAQEAGIAAVQPGAKYRDFHDAAQRVLAEKLVEWGLVEGPVERVLELGLQRRWTLHGTGHMLGMDVHDCAAARRESYVDGTLEPGMCLTVEPGLYFQADDLTVPEEYRGIGVRIEDDILVTADGNKNLSAALPRTSDDVEAWMARVKG from the coding sequence GTGTCGGACGCTCTCAACGCGGAGATCCCGGAGACCCCGGAAGAGACCGAGGAAGAGCCGATCAAGCAGCGCAAGAACGGCCTGTACCCGGGCGTTTCCGACGAGCTTGCCGAGAGCATGAAGTCCGGCTGGGCCGACACCGAGCTGCACGACCTGCAGCCGATCGCGCAGGCCGAGAACACCGCCGCCCGCCGCGCCGCGCTCTCCGCGCGCTTCCCCGGCGAGCGCCTGGTGATCCCCGCGGGCAACCTGAAGACCCGCTCGAACGACACCGAGTACGCCTTCCGCGCCTCCGTCGAGTACGCCTACCTCACCGGCAACCAGACCGAGGACGGCGTCCTGGTCATGGAGCCGAAGGACGGCGGCCACGAGGCCACCATCTACCTGCTGCCGCGCTCCGACCGCGAGAACGGCGAGTTCTGGCTGGACGGCCAGGGCGAGCTCTGGGTCGGCCGCCGCCACTCCCTCACCGAGGCCGAGCGGCTGTACGGCATCCCCGCCTCCGACGTGCGAGAGCTGGCCGACAGCCTGCGCGAGGCGACCGGTTCCGTCCGTGTCGTACGCGGGTTCGACGCCGGGATCGAGGCGGCGCTGACCGACAAGGTCACCGCCGAGCGCGACGAAGAGCTGCGCGTCTTCCTCTCCGAGGCCCGTCTGGTCAAGGACGAGTTCGAGATCGGCGAGCTGCAGAAGGCGTGCGACTCGACCGCCCGCGGCTTCGAGGACGTCGTGAAGATCCTCGACAAGGCCGAGGCGACGAGCGAGCGCTACATCGAGGGCACGTTCTTCCTGCGCGCCCGCGTCGAGGGCAACGACATCGGCTACGGCTCGATCTGCGCCGCGGGCCCGCACGCCACCACCCTGCACTGGGTGCGCAACGACGGCGCCGTGCGCTCCGGCGAGCTGCTGCTGCTCGACGCCGGTGTGGAGACGCACACGTACTACACCGCGGACGTCACCCGCACGCTGCCGATCAACGGCCGCTTCGACGAGCTGCAGAAGAAGATCTACGACGCGGTGTACGAGGCCCAGGAGGCGGGCATCGCGGCCGTGCAGCCGGGCGCCAAGTACCGCGACTTCCACGACGCCGCGCAGCGCGTGCTCGCCGAGAAGCTGGTCGAGTGGGGGCTCGTCGAGGGTCCGGTCGAGCGCGTGCTCGAACTCGGTCTGCAGCGCCGCTGGACGCTGCACGGCACCGGCCACATGCTCGGCATGGACGTGCACGACTGCGCCGCCGCGCGCCGCGAGTCGTACGTGGACGGCACGCTGGAGCCGGGCATGTGCCTGACCGTCGAGCCCGGCCTGTACTTCCAGGCGGACGACCTGACGGTGCCGGAGGAGTACCGGGGCATCGGCGTCCGGATCGAGGACGACATCCTCGTGACGGCGGACGGCAACAAGAACCTGTCCGCCGCGCTGCCCCGCACCTCCGACGACGTCGAGGCGTGGATGGCGCGCGTCAAGGGCTGA